In the Neomonachus schauinslandi chromosome 13, ASM220157v2, whole genome shotgun sequence genome, one interval contains:
- the ZNF79 gene encoding zinc finger protein 79 yields the protein MPEEGELPSADTALPQDKSTGDEGMAAGLLTVGAHGSTPFSNVTVAFTQDGWRHLIPAPRGTPRFKEGIPENARNLVLLGLPVSQPGMNSQLEQREEGPWMLEGGGLRSTCPDWKIMSESPPEHDISEDSFQDTSIELPPGESAHGNTELGKSFNLRPVLSPQQRVPTEVRPRKWETHTQSFRKDSPIMKPHRARPYTCGECGKGFSYCSSLSQHQKTHTGEKPYECSECAKAFSQSSSLIQHQRIHTGEKPYKCSECGRAFSQNANLTKHQRTHTGEKPYKCSECEKAFSDCSALVQHQRIHTGEKPYECSDCGKAFRHSANLTNHQRTHTGEKPYKCSECGKAFSYCAAFIQHQRIHTGEKPYKCAACGKAFSQSANLTNHQRTHTGEKPYKCSECGKAFSQSTNLIIHQKTHTGEKPYKCNECGKFFSESSALIRHHVIHTGEKPYECNECGKAFNQSSSLSQHQRIHTGVKPFECRECGKAFRCSSAFIRHQRLHAGE from the exons CTTCCCCAAGACAAAAGCACAGGAGATGAAGGAATGGCAGCTGGTCTCCTCACAGTTGGGGCCCAC GGGTCCACGCCCTTCAGCAATGTGACTGTAGCTTTTACCCAGGATGGGTGGAGGCACTTGATCCCTGCTCCAAGGGGGACTCCAAGGTTCAAGGAGGGGATACCAGAAAACGCCAGGAATCTGGTCCTGCTGG GACTTCCAGTTTCCCAGCCTGGCATGAACTCCCAGTTGGAACAAAGGGAAGAAGGCCCATGGATGCTGGAGGGAGGAGGCCTAAGGAGTACCTGTCCTG ACTGGAAGATTATGTCTGAATCGCCACCCGAGCATGACATTTCTGAAGATTCATTCCAAGACACAAGTATAGAGCTGCCCCCTGGGGAGTCTGCTCACGGGAACACTGAACTGGGGAAGAGCTTCAACCTGAGACCAGTCCTTTCTCCACAACAGAGAGTTCCTACAGAAGTGAGACCCCGGAaatgggaaacacacacacagagcttcaGGAAGGATTCCCCTATTATGAAGCCCCACAGAGCAAGACCGTATACATGTGGCGAGTGTGGCAAAGGCTTCAGTTACTGTTCTTCCCTTTCTCAGCACCAGAAGACTCACACCGGGGAGAAACCCTATGAGTGCAGCGAGTGTGCGAAGGCTTTCAGCCAGAGCTCGTCTCTTATTCAGCACCAGAGGATTCACACCGGAGAGAAACCCTACAAATGCAGCGAATGTGGAAGAGCGTTCAGCCAGAACGCAAACCTCACAAAGCACCAGCGAACTCATACCGGAGAAAAGCCCTACAAATGTAGCGAGTGTGAGAAAGCCTTCAGTGACTGTTCAGCCCTTGTTCAGCATCAGAGGATTCACACCGgggagaagccctatgaatgcAGCGACTGCGGGAAGGCCTTCCGTCACAGTGCGAATCTCACAAACCACCAGAGGACCCACACGGGGGAGAAGCCGTACAAGTGCAGtgagtgtgggaaggccttcagtTACTGTGCCGCCTTTATTCAGCATCAGAGAATCCACACCGGGGAGAAACCCTACAAGTGTGCTGcatgtgggaaggccttcagcCAGAGCGCAAACCTCACAAACCATCAGAGGACTCACACGGGAGAGAAACCCTACAAGTGCAGCGAATGTGGAAAGGCCTTCAGCCAAAGCACAAATCTCATAATCCACCAGAAgacccacactggggagaagccatataaatgtaatgaatgtgggaaatttTTCAGTGAGAGCTCAGCCCTTATTCGACATCATGTAATTCACACAGGAGAAAAACCCTATGAGTGCAATGAGTGTGGGAAGGCATTTAACCAGAGCTCATCCCTTAGTCAGCATCAGAGGATTCACACTGGTGTGAAGCCCTTTGAATGTAGggagtgtgggaaggccttccGGTGTAGCTCCGCTTTCATCAGACACCAGAGACTCCATGCTGGAGAGTAA